From one bacterium Scap17 genomic stretch:
- a CDS encoding TIGR01620 family protein, which produces MTTESRHPRPGKRFTSPGSTKADAASTSYAERPTESASKSAAEALRGARHFSPEMESQPLAAAEPEPATPGLDATLSARPRHRGLKWLLLGTLTLGGVEAGHALYQAAMGGDLIAGAWGLLGLGAIGLGARALGKELFRLRHLRRHVALRAELEEHQQDDFGQKSFGQKGFGQRGDALSTPDEDSAKTGGKTGGKADSPQEDLLEQLRRQMKLGDDDAGVRAWRAACEAHHSPSERRELFAFHVLGPRDREARRLISRMSGETAVMVAVSPLTWVDMSLVAWRGLRMMERLSRLYGLELGYASRLRLFKEVLASMAFAGASELAAEASMDLLSMNLAGRLSTKAGQGLGSGLMNARLGLRAMRLLRPIPFHAEEVPRIGELRAELFSRMRKADKGEDDPS; this is translated from the coding sequence ATGACTACCGAATCCCGCCATCCGCGCCCGGGCAAACGCTTCACGAGCCCCGGTTCGACAAAGGCCGATGCCGCCTCGACCTCCTATGCAGAGCGCCCCACCGAGAGCGCATCGAAGAGCGCGGCAGAGGCCCTGCGCGGCGCGCGTCACTTCTCGCCGGAGATGGAAAGCCAGCCGCTGGCGGCGGCCGAACCGGAACCCGCCACGCCGGGGCTCGATGCGACGCTGAGCGCCCGGCCACGTCATCGCGGCCTCAAATGGCTGCTGCTCGGCACCCTGACACTCGGGGGTGTCGAAGCCGGTCATGCGCTGTATCAGGCGGCCATGGGCGGGGATCTGATCGCCGGTGCCTGGGGTCTGCTGGGCCTTGGCGCCATCGGGCTTGGCGCCCGCGCGCTGGGCAAGGAGCTCTTCAGGCTGCGTCACCTGCGCAGGCACGTCGCGCTGCGCGCCGAGCTGGAAGAACATCAGCAGGATGACTTTGGCCAGAAAAGCTTTGGCCAAAAGGGCTTTGGTCAGCGCGGTGATGCGCTGTCCACGCCTGACGAGGACTCAGCCAAGACCGGCGGCAAGACAGGCGGCAAGGCCGACAGCCCGCAGGAAGACCTGCTCGAACAGCTGCGTCGTCAAATGAAGCTCGGCGATGATGACGCTGGCGTACGCGCCTGGCGCGCCGCCTGTGAAGCGCATCACTCCCCGTCGGAGCGCCGCGAGCTGTTCGCCTTCCACGTGCTGGGGCCGCGGGACCGTGAGGCGCGGCGTCTGATCTCGCGCATGAGTGGCGAGACGGCGGTGATGGTGGCGGTCTCGCCGCTGACCTGGGTCGACATGAGCCTGGTGGCCTGGCGCGGGCTGCGCATGATGGAGCGCCTGTCGCGCCTCTACGGCCTGGAGCTGGGCTATGCCAGCCGCCTGCGGCTGTTCAAGGAGGTGCTGGCCTCGATGGCCTTCGCCGGTGCCAGCGAACTGGCCGCCGAGGCCAGCATGGACCTGCTGTCGATGAATCTGGCCGGCCGCCTCTCCACCAAGGCCGGTCAGGGATTGGGCAGTGGCCTGATGAACGCACGTCTCGGCCTGCGAGCCATGCGCCTGCTGCGCCCCATCCCCTTCCATGCAGAGGAGGTGCCGCGCATCGGTGAGCTGCGCGCGGAGCTGTTCTCGCGCATGCGCAAGGCCGACAAGGGCGAGGACGACCCAAGCTGA
- a CDS encoding SDR family oxidoreductase gives MRKTLIIGANGKIGRQLCEKAQAAGEPIVAMIRSTEQQSWFHERSIPTVLGDLEGEMRQAFYGCDQAVFVAGSGPNTGPDKTLTIDLHGAMRTAELAAEFGLSRVIQVSSIRSETPLAGPAAMRPYFAAKKAADLCLAESGLRHVIVKPGRLTNDSGSGKLTQNVDDSDEMQVSRANVAEFLLGLIKAREIGGRQRKAPIFTLFDGDTPVSGLLNATTTAD, from the coding sequence ATGCGCAAGACGCTCATCATCGGTGCCAACGGCAAGATCGGTCGTCAACTCTGCGAGAAGGCTCAGGCCGCCGGCGAACCCATCGTGGCGATGATCCGCTCGACCGAGCAGCAGAGCTGGTTCCATGAACGCAGCATCCCGACGGTTCTGGGCGATCTGGAAGGCGAGATGCGCCAGGCCTTCTATGGCTGCGATCAGGCGGTGTTCGTCGCGGGCTCCGGCCCGAATACCGGCCCGGACAAGACGCTGACCATCGACCTGCATGGTGCGATGCGCACCGCGGAGCTGGCCGCCGAATTCGGGCTGTCGCGCGTGATCCAGGTCAGCTCGATCCGCTCCGAGACACCACTGGCCGGCCCGGCAGCGATGCGCCCCTACTTCGCGGCCAAGAAGGCGGCCGACCTGTGCCTCGCCGAGAGCGGCCTGCGCCATGTCATCGTCAAGCCCGGCCGTCTCACCAACGACAGCGGCAGCGGCAAGCTGACCCAGAATGTCGATGACTCCGACGAGATGCAGGTCTCGCGCGCCAATGTCGCCGAGTTCCTGCTCGGCTTGATCAAGGCCCGCGAGATCGGTGGCCGCCAGCGCAAGGCGCCCATCTTCACCCTGTTCGACGGTGATACGCCGGTTTCGGGTCTGCTGAACGCCACGACGACCGCCGACTGA
- a CDS encoding MFS transporter, with product MPLAVTLLSLCQALLVSGNILLIAVSPLIGAQLASSSWSTAPVATQWLGLMCATIPASLITARLGRRRGFVLGNLCGLAGAGLAVLALHLQHFGLFLLATWLVGIGIGFGQLYRFAAMEVAPEEQRERAIGLVMGGGVLAAFFGPWLARTSHALADTPFLGSFIGLGALYLLALLLLAFIRLPSESNARSADDDAVEPARPLGVILRQPTFLLAVLSAMVGYGVMNLAMTATPLAMAHAGHGFGHVATIIQWHVVAMFLPSFFTGRLVARFGSGTMIVAGCGFLLASLATAQLLAVDYLTGTQGFFLGLILLGIGWNFTFLPATTLLTHCHRPNEKARTQAANEFLVFTTGAVTALLAGPLVSTLGWALLNLLLIPACLLPIALLAWRQLALRADRPQIEG from the coding sequence CTGCCCTTGGCCGTCACGCTGCTGTCGCTGTGTCAGGCCTTGCTGGTCAGCGGCAACATCCTGCTGATCGCGGTCTCACCACTGATCGGTGCCCAGCTGGCCTCGAGCAGCTGGTCGACCGCGCCGGTCGCCACCCAGTGGCTGGGACTGATGTGTGCCACCATTCCCGCCTCGCTGATCACCGCCCGCCTCGGGCGGCGACGTGGCTTCGTGCTCGGCAATCTGTGCGGGCTGGCTGGCGCGGGGCTGGCCGTGCTGGCGCTGCATCTGCAGCATTTCGGGCTGTTCCTGCTCGCCACCTGGCTGGTGGGCATCGGCATCGGCTTCGGTCAGCTGTATCGCTTCGCCGCGATGGAGGTCGCCCCGGAGGAGCAGCGCGAACGCGCCATCGGGCTGGTAATGGGAGGTGGCGTGCTGGCGGCCTTCTTCGGACCCTGGCTTGCCCGCACCAGTCATGCGCTGGCCGACACGCCCTTCCTGGGCAGCTTCATCGGGCTGGGGGCGCTCTATCTGCTGGCGCTTCTCTTGCTGGCCTTCATCCGCCTGCCCAGCGAGAGCAATGCCCGGTCAGCCGACGATGATGCAGTGGAACCTGCACGCCCTCTGGGCGTGATCCTGCGTCAGCCGACCTTCCTGCTGGCCGTGCTCAGCGCGATGGTCGGCTATGGAGTGATGAATCTGGCGATGACGGCCACACCGCTGGCGATGGCCCATGCCGGACACGGCTTCGGTCACGTCGCCACCATCATCCAATGGCATGTGGTCGCCATGTTCCTGCCGTCCTTCTTCACCGGGCGGCTGGTCGCCCGCTTCGGATCGGGCACCATGATCGTGGCAGGCTGTGGCTTTCTGCTGGCAAGTCTTGCCACCGCGCAGCTGCTGGCCGTCGACTACCTGACGGGAACCCAGGGGTTCTTCCTCGGTCTCATCCTGCTCGGCATCGGCTGGAACTTCACCTTCCTGCCCGCCACCACGCTGCTGACCCACTGCCATCGACCCAACGAGAAGGCCCGCACCCAGGCTGCCAACGAGTTCCTCGTCTTCACCACCGGGGCGGTGACGGCGCTGCTGGCCGGCCCCCTGGTCAGCACGCTGGGCTGGGCGCTGCTCAACCTGCTGCTGATCCCCGCCTGCCTGCTGCCCATCGCCCTGCTGGCGTGGCGTCAGCTTGCCTTGCGCGCCGATCGCCCGCAGATAGAGGGATGA
- a CDS encoding exoribonuclease II, giving the protein MLQNNSLLAQLKDQIRQEIPRVTGVIKGTDKGFGFLECEDGESYFVPPPAMKQVLHGDTVEATVKVEGEKKSVQPEVLIETGVDRFVARVGKRDGRLNVMPDHPSINTRMKARVKRGINEEKLNDGDWVVARLLRHPMRKDDRSFFAQIEEVIAEVDNPRVPWRVTLARHALEQASPEGGNDWPLLDEGLTREDMTHVPFFTIDGEKTRDMDDALHIVERPEGGWTLSIAIADPTAYVPEGSRVDEEARTRSFTVYLPSQNVTMLPEILADDLCSLKEGEDRPTLMCIVDIDTDGVIGEPKFFAATMRSHHRLTYDNVSDWIEGQEGSWKPETEELAEGLRQLEAFTQARIAWRARNSQVFRERPDFEFELDEEGNVLNVRADHRRISNRMIEESMITANLSCARLLSKHIGHGIFNVHQGFAPEKYDDTIEFLAGQNITATPEQLSSLEGYRLIRQELDSREDTWLDVRMRRFQGYTVMSAQPGPHFGLGLEAYATWTSPIRKYGDMVNHRLIKRVILGQDVPAEATEQLTEHLSERRRLNRMAERDVKDWLYVRYLTKAAEEQQVFTGEIIDIRRGGMRVRLEENGASVFIPAPLIYSDRKKVAIDDKEGRVRIEDELRYSLGDIIKVSLTEAREERRSLVGRPAE; this is encoded by the coding sequence ATGCTGCAGAACAATTCGCTGCTGGCGCAGCTGAAAGATCAAATCCGCCAGGAAATTCCCCGTGTCACGGGGGTGATCAAAGGCACCGACAAGGGCTTCGGCTTCCTCGAGTGCGAGGACGGCGAATCCTATTTCGTGCCGCCGCCCGCCATGAAGCAGGTGCTGCACGGTGACACCGTCGAAGCGACCGTCAAGGTCGAAGGCGAGAAGAAATCCGTACAGCCGGAAGTGCTGATCGAGACGGGTGTCGATCGCTTCGTCGCTCGTGTCGGCAAGCGTGATGGCCGCCTGAACGTGATGCCGGATCACCCCTCCATCAACACGCGCATGAAAGCGCGCGTGAAGCGCGGCATCAATGAGGAAAAGCTCAATGATGGCGACTGGGTCGTGGCACGCCTGCTGCGTCACCCGATGCGCAAGGATGACCGCAGCTTCTTCGCCCAGATCGAGGAAGTCATCGCCGAGGTGGACAACCCGCGCGTGCCGTGGCGTGTCACCCTGGCGCGTCACGCGCTGGAACAGGCTTCTCCGGAGGGCGGCAATGACTGGCCGCTGCTGGATGAGGGCCTGACACGTGAAGACATGACCCACGTGCCCTTCTTCACCATCGATGGTGAGAAGACCCGTGACATGGATGATGCCCTGCACATCGTCGAGCGCCCGGAAGGCGGCTGGACCCTGAGCATCGCCATCGCCGACCCGACCGCCTACGTGCCGGAAGGCAGCCGTGTCGACGAAGAGGCGCGCACGCGCTCCTTCACCGTCTACCTGCCGAGCCAGAACGTCACCATGCTGCCGGAAATCCTGGCCGACGACCTGTGCTCGCTGAAGGAAGGTGAAGATCGTCCGACGCTGATGTGCATCGTCGACATCGATACCGATGGCGTGATCGGTGAGCCGAAGTTCTTCGCGGCCACCATGCGCTCCCACCACCGCCTGACCTACGACAATGTCTCCGACTGGATCGAAGGCCAGGAAGGCAGCTGGAAGCCGGAAACCGAAGAGCTGGCCGAAGGTCTGCGTCAGCTGGAAGCCTTCACCCAGGCGCGTATCGCCTGGCGTGCACGCAATTCCCAGGTCTTCCGCGAGCGCCCGGACTTCGAGTTCGAGCTGGATGAGGAAGGCAACGTGCTCAACGTACGTGCCGACCACCGCCGCATCAGCAATCGCATGATCGAAGAATCCATGATCACCGCGAACCTGAGCTGCGCACGTCTGCTCTCCAAGCATATCGGTCACGGTATCTTCAACGTGCACCAGGGCTTCGCACCGGAGAAGTACGACGACACCATCGAGTTCCTGGCTGGCCAGAACATCACCGCCACGCCGGAACAGCTGAGCAGCCTGGAAGGCTACCGCTTGATCCGTCAGGAGCTGGACAGCCGCGAAGACACCTGGCTGGACGTGCGCATGCGTCGCTTCCAGGGTTACACCGTGATGTCCGCTCAGCCGGGACCGCACTTCGGCCTGGGTCTGGAGGCCTACGCGACCTGGACCTCGCCGATCCGCAAGTACGGCGACATGGTCAACCACCGCTTGATCAAGCGCGTGATTCTCGGCCAGGACGTGCCGGCGGAAGCCACCGAGCAGCTGACCGAGCACCTCAGCGAACGTCGTCGCCTCAACCGCATGGCCGAGCGTGATGTGAAGGACTGGCTCTACGTGCGCTACCTGACCAAGGCCGCCGAAGAACAGCAGGTCTTCACTGGCGAGATCATCGACATCCGTCGTGGCGGCATGCGCGTGCGTCTGGAAGAGAATGGCGCCAGCGTCTTCATTCCGGCACCGCTGATCTACAGCGATCGCAAGAAGGTCGCGATCGATGACAAGGAAGGCCGCGTGCGCATCGAAGACGAGCTGCGTTACTCATTGGGCGACATCATCAAGGTCTCCTTGACCGAAGCCCGTGAAGAGCGTCGTTCACTGGTAGGTCGCCCGGCCGAATAA
- a CDS encoding oxidoreductase: MSRIAHPDNDEHSDTAAWHGAAFPSESAIRVGLIGYGMAVRTFHAPLIEATDGLALVALSTSRPEIVRAERPQLEVEATPEALLARDDIDLIIIATPNETHAPLASAALAAGKHVVVDKPFTVTLEEGEALTRQAEQAGRVLAVFHNRRFDADFLTLAELINDGTLGRIAHLESHFDRFRPTVPNRWREQALPGSGLWYDLGPHLLDQALCLFGEPSTIQLTRRTQREGAVTDDFFHAVLDYAHHPGHPGLVVELHASALTAASTARFAAHGTRGSFVVFGLDPQEDCLKAGDWPSRDPLERQARQWGRDARPGMLTVLEADPDGAEGEQVLVGGTHQGRDGDYPAWYAGLRDCIRGQGGNPTSPHEALRVMKWLEAGIASEG, encoded by the coding sequence ATGAGCCGCATAGCCCACCCCGATAATGATGAGCACAGCGACACCGCCGCATGGCACGGCGCCGCCTTCCCCTCCGAGAGCGCGATCCGGGTCGGGCTGATCGGTTATGGCATGGCGGTACGCACCTTCCACGCGCCCTTGATCGAGGCCACGGACGGGCTGGCTCTGGTGGCACTGTCCACCTCGCGGCCCGAGATCGTCAGGGCCGAGCGTCCGCAGCTTGAGGTGGAGGCCACCCCGGAGGCCTTGCTTGCGCGTGACGACATCGACCTGATCATCATCGCGACGCCCAACGAGACCCACGCCCCGCTGGCCTCTGCGGCGCTGGCGGCAGGCAAGCATGTGGTCGTCGACAAGCCCTTCACGGTGACGCTTGAAGAAGGTGAGGCCCTGACCCGCCAGGCCGAGCAGGCCGGACGGGTGCTGGCGGTATTTCACAATCGGCGCTTCGATGCCGACTTCCTGACGCTGGCGGAATTGATCAACGACGGCACGCTGGGCCGTATCGCGCATCTGGAATCCCACTTCGACCGCTTCCGTCCGACGGTGCCGAACCGCTGGCGTGAACAGGCACTGCCCGGCAGCGGCCTGTGGTATGACCTCGGTCCGCATCTGCTGGATCAGGCGCTGTGCCTGTTCGGCGAGCCGAGCACCATCCAGCTCACGCGTCGCACCCAGCGCGAGGGCGCGGTGACCGATGATTTCTTCCACGCCGTGCTCGATTACGCCCACCATCCAGGGCACCCCGGTCTGGTGGTGGAGCTGCACGCCAGTGCTCTGACGGCGGCGTCGACGGCACGCTTCGCCGCGCACGGCACCCGTGGCAGCTTCGTGGTGTTCGGGCTCGACCCTCAGGAGGATTGCCTCAAGGCTGGTGACTGGCCCTCGCGTGACCCGCTGGAGCGTCAGGCGCGCCAGTGGGGGCGGGATGCGCGTCCCGGGATGCTGACCGTGCTGGAGGCCGACCCGGATGGCGCCGAAGGCGAGCAGGTGCTGGTGGGCGGCACCCATCAGGGCCGCGATGGCGACTATCCGGCCTGGTATGCGGGGCTGCGCGACTGCATTCGTGGCCAGGGCGGCAATCCGACCTCACCCCATGAGGCGCTGCGCGTGATGAAGTGGCTGGAGGCCGGCATCGCCAGCGAAGGCTGA
- a CDS encoding YcjX family protein, translating into MTRNARQLARDVGREAHDLLERGLDRQLRLAVTGLSGAGKTAFLVSLIEQLRHAGLGARLELLPAARDGRLLGAERVSQPDLSIPRFPLEAGLRSLSGQQAHHGPEWPTPTRSISELRLKIGFRPTSRAARMLDSQRATLTLDLIDYPGEWLLDLPMLEQDFSGWSSECETRLADGRGDWAQDWMAAIEGLTPDSEVDEDRLAEIASLYTDYLHAARRKGGFVDLTPGRFLLPGELDEAPVLQFFPLPGLGDWTPDALAALPEASLYRTLARRFDHYRRRVVRPFYHDHFRRFDRQIVLIDVLGALNAGPAPFRDLSRALDKLFDSFAYGRRHLLARLIDRRIDRLAIAATKADHVTPEQHGAMRDLLEQLLADPLKRLRYRDVPLKAFTIAAIRASEAREVVENGQRHPALAGQLLGEHEGASDLDTQGAGRESVLLFPGEVPSRLPDPNFWAESRFDFPHFAPPKIDGNAPPHIRMDAVLDWLLGDHLK; encoded by the coding sequence ATGACCCGCAACGCCCGCCAGCTTGCCCGCGATGTGGGCCGCGAAGCACATGACCTGCTGGAGCGCGGCCTCGACCGCCAGCTGCGCCTCGCCGTCACGGGCCTGTCCGGCGCCGGCAAGACGGCGTTCCTCGTCTCGCTGATCGAACAGCTGCGCCATGCCGGACTCGGTGCGCGCCTGGAACTGCTGCCCGCCGCACGCGATGGCCGCCTGCTCGGCGCGGAACGCGTCAGCCAGCCGGACCTCTCCATCCCGCGCTTCCCGCTGGAGGCCGGCTTGCGCTCGCTGTCCGGCCAGCAGGCGCACCACGGCCCCGAATGGCCGACGCCGACCCGCAGCATCAGCGAACTGCGCCTCAAGATAGGCTTTCGCCCCACCTCGCGCGCCGCGCGCATGCTCGACAGCCAGCGCGCCACCCTGACGCTGGACCTGATCGACTATCCCGGCGAATGGCTGCTGGACCTGCCGATGCTGGAGCAGGACTTCAGCGGCTGGAGCAGTGAGTGCGAGACCCGGCTGGCCGACGGTCGTGGCGACTGGGCGCAGGACTGGATGGCGGCCATCGAGGGCCTGACACCGGACAGCGAAGTGGATGAAGACCGCCTCGCCGAGATCGCGAGCCTCTATACCGACTATCTGCACGCCGCGCGCCGCAAGGGTGGCTTCGTCGACCTGACACCGGGCCGCTTCCTGCTGCCTGGCGAGCTGGACGAGGCGCCGGTACTGCAGTTCTTCCCGCTGCCGGGGCTCGGTGACTGGACACCCGACGCGTTGGCCGCCCTGCCGGAAGCCAGCCTGTATCGCACCCTGGCGCGGCGCTTCGATCACTATCGCCGCCGCGTGGTGCGCCCTTTCTATCACGACCACTTCCGGCGCTTTGATCGCCAGATCGTGCTTATCGACGTGCTGGGCGCGCTGAATGCCGGCCCGGCGCCCTTCCGCGACCTGAGCCGTGCGCTGGACAAGCTGTTCGACAGCTTCGCCTATGGCCGCCGCCACCTGCTGGCGCGCCTGATCGACCGCCGCATCGACCGCCTGGCCATCGCCGCCACCAAGGCCGACCACGTCACGCCGGAGCAGCATGGCGCGATGCGCGACCTGCTCGAGCAGCTGCTGGCGGACCCGCTCAAGCGCCTGCGCTATCGCGATGTACCACTCAAGGCCTTCACCATCGCCGCCATCCGCGCCAGCGAGGCGCGTGAGGTGGTAGAGAATGGCCAACGTCATCCGGCACTGGCGGGACAACTGCTCGGCGAGCACGAGGGGGCGAGTGACTTGGACACGCAAGGCGCTGGCCGCGAGTCCGTTCTGCTGTTCCCGGGCGAGGTGCCTTCACGGCTGCCCGACCCGAATTTCTGGGCCGAAAGTCGCTTCGACTTCCCCCACTTCGCTCCGCCGAAGATCGACGGCAATGCGCCACCTCACATTCGCATGGACGCCGTGCTCGACTGGCTGCTGGGAGACCACCTGAAATGA
- a CDS encoding solute:sodium symporter family transporter, with protein sequence MHALTLVSFVFFTGLVAALTWWWTHRDDTSHSTGYFLAGRSLTFPLIAGSLLMTNLSTEQMVGLNGAAFTDGLSVMAWEVMAVLAMVVMAMFFLPRFLKSGITTLPELLALRFGRSTELITNLIFLFAYAVILLPIILYSGAIGLQGMLDLPSLTGISSPNALLWMTIWVVGIIGAIYALFGGMRSIAISDTLNGVGLLIGGMLIVYFGLDAVSDGQGVMAGWDTLTAANPEKFNSMGGEGQSVPFSTLFTGVMIINFFYWCTNQQIIQRTFAAKTLAEGQKGVLLTGALKLLGPLYLVIPGIIAYHLYASSGVKADSAYGQLVFDVLPAPLTGFFAAAMVGAILSSFNSALNATTTLFSTGIYKAHLRRDASDEEVVKVSKGFGWVLAIASMTLAPLLAGQESLFGYLQKMNAIYFIPIFAVVLMGLLTRRVPTIAANLALLIGCSVIGVVYFVPAFSGVLDVIHEFHFVGLVFVLLIAMMLIIGKLAPRDEPWIQQDVGAIDMTPWKGAKVCALLLVVLVIAIYLAFI encoded by the coding sequence ATGCATGCCCTTACCCTTGTTTCTTTCGTGTTCTTTACCGGCCTGGTCGCCGCCTTGACCTGGTGGTGGACACATCGCGATGACACCTCGCATTCCACCGGCTATTTCCTCGCCGGACGCAGTCTGACCTTCCCGCTGATCGCGGGCTCGCTGTTGATGACCAACCTGTCCACCGAACAGATGGTCGGCCTGAATGGCGCCGCCTTCACCGATGGCCTGTCGGTGATGGCCTGGGAAGTCATGGCGGTACTGGCCATGGTGGTGATGGCGATGTTCTTCCTGCCACGCTTCCTCAAGAGTGGCATCACCACCCTGCCCGAGCTGCTGGCCTTGCGCTTCGGACGCAGCACCGAGCTGATCACCAACCTGATCTTCCTGTTCGCCTACGCGGTGATCCTGCTGCCGATCATCCTCTACTCCGGTGCCATCGGCCTGCAGGGCATGCTGGATCTGCCCTCGCTGACCGGCATCAGCTCGCCCAATGCGCTGCTGTGGATGACCATCTGGGTGGTCGGCATCATCGGCGCCATCTATGCCCTGTTCGGCGGCATGCGCTCCATCGCCATCTCCGACACCTTGAACGGCGTGGGCCTGTTGATCGGCGGCATGCTGATCGTCTATTTCGGCCTCGATGCGGTGAGTGATGGTCAGGGCGTGATGGCCGGCTGGGACACGCTGACCGCCGCCAACCCGGAGAAATTCAACTCCATGGGTGGTGAAGGCCAGTCGGTGCCCTTCTCGACCCTGTTCACCGGCGTGATGATCATCAACTTCTTCTACTGGTGTACCAACCAGCAGATCATCCAGCGCACCTTCGCCGCCAAGACCCTCGCCGAGGGCCAGAAAGGCGTACTGCTGACCGGTGCCCTCAAGCTGCTGGGCCCGCTGTATCTGGTGATTCCCGGCATCATCGCGTATCACCTCTATGCCTCTTCCGGCGTCAAGGCCGACAGCGCCTACGGCCAGCTGGTCTTCGATGTGCTGCCCGCACCGCTGACCGGCTTCTTCGCCGCGGCGATGGTCGGGGCGATCCTGTCGTCCTTCAACTCGGCGCTGAACGCCACCACCACGCTGTTCTCCACCGGTATCTACAAGGCGCATCTGCGTCGTGATGCCAGCGACGAGGAAGTGGTCAAGGTCTCCAAGGGCTTCGGCTGGGTGCTGGCGATCGCCTCCATGACCCTCGCGCCGCTGCTGGCCGGTCAAGAGAGCCTGTTCGGTTACCTGCAGAAGATGAATGCCATCTACTTCATCCCGATCTTCGCCGTGGTGCTGATGGGGCTGCTGACGCGTCGCGTGCCGACCATCGCCGCCAACCTGGCGCTGCTGATCGGTTGCAGCGTGATCGGGGTGGTCTACTTCGTGCCGGCCTTCTCCGGCGTGCTTGACGTGATCCACGAGTTCCACTTCGTCGGCCTGGTATTCGTGCTGCTGATCGCGATGATGCTGATCATCGGCAAGCTGGCGCCGCGTGACGAGCCGTGGATCCAGCAGGATGTCGGCGCCATCGACATGACGCCCTGGAAAGGTGCCAAGGTCTGTGCACTGCTGCTGGTCGTGCTGGTGATCGCCATCTATCTGGCCTTCATCTGA
- a CDS encoding DUF2927 domain-containing protein, translated as MSSRTRGACAFQACWMSRSPPRSYMSRYRRRCCRPRLKMLALCLSLLASLMSTPLSQAAERWQRADVLTDSFMEVALKREYLPGSSASLVRWQEPITVWVDSQLGDSSLQRQMSEIQFRHLSTITGHPLSFVSSAMEANLRIAFIPRDHMTREATAYVGKQQAATPGMRKALREGVCLTLFKTGPDHAITSGLILIPADYARQKARLVDCVVEESAQLMGLPNDSDNVFPSVFSDVTVDTWLSPLDYVLLKMLYASELSPGMSATQVRAALPAVIQRLAEQGELSHAIHRVRQGSLREWAGD; from the coding sequence ATGTCCTCCCGGACACGCGGGGCGTGTGCATTTCAGGCATGCTGGATGAGTCGCTCACCACCGAGGTCTTACATGTCCCGCTACCGCCGTCGTTGCTGTCGTCCGCGTCTCAAGATGCTGGCACTGTGCTTGTCCCTGCTCGCCTCACTGATGTCAACACCGCTCAGTCAGGCCGCCGAGCGCTGGCAGCGGGCCGATGTGCTGACGGACAGCTTCATGGAAGTGGCGCTCAAGCGTGAATACCTACCCGGCAGCAGCGCCTCGCTGGTGCGCTGGCAGGAACCGATCACGGTCTGGGTCGACTCGCAACTGGGCGACTCATCTCTGCAGCGACAGATGAGCGAGATCCAGTTCCGTCATCTATCCACCATCACCGGTCATCCGCTGAGTTTCGTGTCTTCCGCCATGGAGGCCAATCTGCGCATCGCCTTCATACCCCGGGACCACATGACGCGCGAGGCCACCGCCTATGTCGGCAAGCAGCAGGCCGCCACCCCGGGCATGCGCAAGGCTCTGCGGGAAGGCGTATGCCTGACGCTGTTCAAGACCGGGCCAGATCACGCCATCACCAGCGGCCTGATCCTGATCCCCGCGGACTATGCCCGCCAGAAGGCGCGTCTGGTGGACTGCGTCGTCGAGGAGAGCGCCCAGCTGATGGGGCTGCCCAATGATTCGGATAACGTCTTTCCCTCCGTCTTCAGTGACGTCACGGTGGATACCTGGCTGAGCCCGCTGGATTACGTGCTGCTCAAGATGCTGTATGCCTCGGAACTCTCTCCCGGCATGTCAGCTACACAGGTCCGCGCTGCGCTGCCCGCAGTCATCCAGCGCCTTGCCGAGCAGGGCGAGCTGTCACACGCCATTCACCGTGTGCGCCAGGGCAGCCTGCGGGAATGGGCGGGAGACTAG